In the genome of Erinaceus europaeus chromosome 8, mEriEur2.1, whole genome shotgun sequence, one region contains:
- the LOC132539808 gene encoding olfactory receptor-like protein OLF3 translates to MGPDNQTQVSEFILLGLSSDWTTQVSLFVLFLIMYLLTVLGNVLILLLIRLDSRLHTPMYFFLSNLSVVDVSYATSIVPQMLVHLLAEHKGIPVVSCAAQLFFSLGLGGIEFVLLAVMAYDRYVAVCNPLRYSVIMHAGLCSRLAITSWVSGSANSLMQTAITFQLPMCSNKFIDHISCEILAVIRLACVDISSNKVAIMVSSIILLMTPFFMVLLSYIQIISTILKIRSAEGRKKAFQTCASHLIVVILSYGTTIFTYIQPGSSPSVLQEKLISVFYAILMPVLNPMIYSLRNKEVKGAWQKLLGNLSGFRSKMSS, encoded by the coding sequence ATGGGACCTGATAACCAGACACAGGTGAGTGAGTTTATTCTCCTCGGCCTGTCCAGTGACTGGACcactcaggtctctctctttgttttgttcctgataaTGTACCTGTTGACAGTGCTGGGGAATGTCCTCATTCTTCTTCTCATCAGACTGGACAGCCGACTCCACACTCCCATGTATTTCTTCCTCTCAAATCTCTCCGTGGTTGATGTCTCTTATGCCACTAGCATTGTTCCTCAGATGTTGGTGCATCTTCTTGCAGAACATAAAGGAATCCCAGTCGTGAGCTGTGCAGCACAGTTATTTTTCTCCTTGGGCTTGGGTGGGATTGAGTTTGTTCTTCTGGCAgtgatggcctatgaccgctatgtggctgTGTGCAACCCTCTGAGGTACTCAGTCATCATGCACGCAGGGCTCTGCTCTAGGTTGGCCAtcacttcctgggtcagtggctcTGCCAACTCTCTGATGCAGACTGCCATCACTTTTCAGCTGCCCATGTGTTCAAACAAGTTTATTGATCATATATCCTGTGAAATTCTAGCAGTGATCCGACTAGCCTGTGTGGACATCTCTTCCAACAAGGTTGCCATCATGGTTTCCAGCATCATCCTACTGATGACACCTTTTTTCATGGTGCTCTTGTCCTACATCCAAATCATCTCCACCATCTTAAAGATCAGATctgcagaaggaaggaagaaagctttTCAGACCTGTGCCTCTCACCTCATTGTTGTCATCCTGAGCTATGGCACAACCATTTTTACTTACATTCAACCTGGCTCTAGTCCTTCTGTACTTCAGGAGAAGTTGATCTCTGTCTTTTATGCTATTTTGATGCCTGTACTAAATCCCATGATTTACAGTCTAAGAAATAAGGAGGTGAAAGGGGCCTGGCAGAAACTATTAGGAAACTTATCTGGATTCAGGTCTAAGATGTCCAGTTGA